The Calditrichia bacterium genomic interval ACGAAACAATAATGAAGATCACTTTTTGGTGATGCAAACCACCAGCGACAGTATCGATAAATTACCCCAAATATTCGCAGTCCCAACCACTGTTTCACCAGCAATTTTGATGGTTTCCGACGGAATGGGTGGTGCGGCAGCGGGCGAAGTTGCCAGCTTGATGGCAGTAAATACGGTTGCCGAGTGGTTTAAATCATCTGAAAATGAGTTCTCCGATCCCATTACAGCCATCGATGATGCGTTACAGCAGGCAAACCGAAATATAATCGAATATGCGAAAACACATCAGGGAAAATACGGGATGGGTGCAACCGGAACGCTGGCGGTTGTTTTTGGTAAACGACTGGTGATCGGACAGGTTGGTGATAGCCGTGCCTACCTCATTCGCAATAACGCAATCCGGCAACTCACCCGCGACCAATCTTTTGTGAATCAATTGGTTGAAGCAGGCAAAATTACCGAAGAAGAAGCCGAAATTCACCCGCGCCGCAACATTATTTTGCAGGCATTGGGAAACGAGGAAAAACTTGACGTCGTGATTTCTGAGGAAGAATTACAATCCGGCGATAAATTGCTGCTTTGCAGCGACGGATTAAGCGGGATGATTCCCAAAAATGAGCTGCTGGAAATTGTTACCGCTTCTTCCGATATAGCCAGCACAACTGCGCAACTAATTCAACGGGCGAATGAATTGGGTGGGATTGACAATATTACGGTTGTATGCGCAAGCTGGGATGACGAAACAGCATAATGGCGGCAAAAAAAACGGGGGTCAACAATCAACCCCCGATGTGAATAGGTACTCCTTAGTTTACAGCTCCCCGAGATATTTCTCAATTATCACATAAAAGTAAAGAGCCGTTGAGATTATTATTTTTCTCAAAAATAATTTATTTTTTCATTTTTTGCGAATAAAAAAGGCGCTAAAATAGCGCCTTTTAACATCAGTAAAAACAATTATTTGATACAGTTACTATCTATCCAATGGAATCCCCGGTCCACGATAAAATACCGGTTTTTTAGAATTTCATTGAGTAAAATTGCGTTACGTAACGAATCGGTATCTTTCAGCAAGTTACTCAAATTGGATCTTTTTTGCCGGTTGAAACTGTAATTCCTGATGTTAACATTTCTTCCAGCTCTTGCTGTTTTGCTTTTTCTTCTGCTAATTGCCGCTTTTTTGCTGCAATTCCTGCAGCGATTGCTCGGCGTAGCCACCTTCGGCCATCGATGCAGCTTTGCGTTGAGCCTGTTTATCAACCGGCTTCTCAACTGGCTCTTGAACGACAACAGGCTCCGGTTGCTGATGCTCCCTTTCCAGCTTTTCGGCTTCTTCTATCCAGCGTCGCAAAAATCCGGAAGGTGTTCCCGGTTTTGCTCACCTGCCGGTTTGCCAGCCGGTTTCTGCGCCTGGCGGACTGGTCCGGGTTTGCTGGTTGCTGTCTCGGTGGCACTTTTGGGGCACCACCGGATTTTTTCTGCAGCAAATTGAACAACGTATAAATGGCGTAAAATATTAAAATACCGATTAATTGTTCCATCAATCACTCATTTTATTCGGGTTTTCAGCTTTTGTCATCTTTTTCTCGGAGTCATCAGCGATGCTTTGACGCATGGAAGTATCCGATTGGATGTTCTTCAAATTGTAATAATCGAACACACCCAGTTTTCCTTCTTCAAATGCTTTGGCAATCGCTTGCGGCACTTGTGCTTCCGCTTCAACCACTTTCGCGCGCATTTCCTGAGTACGGGCTTTCATTTCCTGTTCCTGTGCAACTGCCATTGCGCGGCGGGTTTCGGCTTTCGCCTGCGCCACTTTCAGGTCTGCACCAGCCTGATCTGCCTGCAAAAATGCGCCAACGTTTTTGCCCACATCCACATCCGCGATATCGATGGATAAAATTTCAAACGCGGTGCCCGAATCCAATCCCCGGCTGAGCACTTTTTTGGAAATTTGATCGGGATTTTCCAACACAACTTTGTAAGAATCTGCTGAACCGATTGCCGATACAATACCTTCACCGACCCGCGCGATGATCGTATCTTCTGTTGCGCCACCAACCAACCGCTGCAAATTGGCACGAACAGTAACGCGGGCGCTGGCATTCAGTTGGATACCATCTTTGGCAACTGCCGAAATTTTTCCCTGTTTGGGGCTATCGATAACTTTAGGATTTACACTGGTTTGCACCGCTTCCAGCACATTTCGGCCGGCAAGGTCGATAGCTGTTGCTAATTTAAAATCGAGATCGATTCCCGCTTTATCCGCTGCAATGAGCGCATCAACAACCCGCTTTACATTACCACCGGCGAGATAGTGGGTTTCCAGTAATTCTGTGGTTACATTTAAACCGGCCTTACGAGCATTGATCAGTACATTCACAATAAGCGCAGGGGAAATTTTCCGCAAACGCATACCAACCAAACTCAACAAACTTACTCTCACACGAGATGCAATGGCAGTAACCCACAACTGAACGGGGATAAAATAGAAAAACAACATCAGCAAAAGGACGACAGCAATAAATCCGCCGATGCCTAAAAACGGTCCTAAAAAACTCATATAGCCTCCAGTAGAATGTGTTTTGTTGTATTACGAATCTTCTGTTATCTCTTTTCCGGTTTTTTGTTCGCGAACAATCAGCCGGTAACCATCGATATGCACAATTTTGATGGGCGTATTTATTTCGATAAATCCGCCTTCGCTGACAACATCGAGCCGTTCGCCGCTAAATTGCCCGATACCGGACGGACGCAACGGCGTAACCGCAACACCGGTTTTGCCAACGTGGCGACTGTAATCTTTGTTGACCACATATCCGGATTCGCGTTTTTGTTCATCGCCGAGGCTGATTTTTCGCCAAATGCTGGTGTTGGGCAAAAATCGCGCGACGATAACCGCCGCGACCATCGTCAATGTCAGCGATCCGAAAATACGATACGCCGCATTGGAAAAATCGCTGAATGTCACCGTTTCGAAGCTGCCGATTAAACTGAGATAAATACCTGCAACCAATGCTAAAACGCCGGCTATCCCGGCGACGCCAAATCCCGGCAAAATAAAAATCTCCACCAATAATAACGCAACGCCAGCAAAAAACAGGATTATTTCAACAGCGCTGGCCAGACTGATGATGTAATGGCTTCCGAAAAACAGCCCCAAACACAACAATCCCAACGTCCCGGGCAATCCCCAGCCGGGCGATTTTATCTCGATAAAAAGTCCCAATAATCCCAACGAAATCAGCAGGGAACTGATTACCGGTCCGGTGAAAAACCGCACCAATTCTTCCGCCCAGTTCACACTATTGTAAACAATTTCTTCTTCGCCATAGCCAAGACTGTCCAAAAATGCTTCGAGTGTTGGCGTAATTGCATCGGCAATTTTCCATTTTATGGCATCGTCTGCGGTGAGGGTGATGAGTTTACCTTTTTCGGACAATCCTTCCACAACAACGTCTTCGTCAACCATGCCTTCGGCGATCATCCGGTTGCGCCCGTTGCGTTCTGCTGTGGCGCCCATTTCCGCACGAAAATAGGAAATCTGTTTCTCGGAACCCTTTTCACCCTGCTGATTTACAACGGTCGCCGCACCGATGGAACTGCCGGGCGTCATCCCGATTTTGGTGCAGGACAAGCTGATCAACGCACCCGCACTGATCGCCCGTTTATTCACATACGCGATCGTCGGCAGATCCGTATTCAACAAAATATCCTTGATTTGCGTGGCGGCATCCACCCGCCCGCCAAATGTGTTCACTTCCAGCACAATGGCTTTGGCGTCCGCAGCTTTGGCATCTTCGATAACCCTTTCGATGTATGGCGGCAGCCCGAGATCGATTGTTCCGGAAATTTCAATATGATAGACTTGTGCGGCAGCGGTGCCCGCCCAAATCATCAGTGCTGCAAAAAAAATGTTCAACTTATGTTTCATTTTGTTATCTGCTCCTGTTGGTTCGATAAAAATATATCGAAATTCAGCGGATTATTCAATTGAATTCAAAAACATACACGATTTGGGGATTCAGAGGGAAGTTTAGCTCAAACGGCGTTTAAAATAAGAAAAAACAGGCAGATCGAGAAAAAGGTGTGTGTAATGTCCGGCGATGATAGCGGCAACAAAAATCCAGCGGTGGGTTAAAAAATCAAGCACATTTTCCCATGAAAAGCTGCGAAACCAGCCTTGTTGAACGCGGGCATATTCCCACGCTACCGCAAAAATGAGGGCGAAAAACCACGGCGTTGGCCATGCATGGGTCCACCCGCGATGTTTATGTAACAGCGGTGCAATTGCCACCAGCGCAAACAACGCCATCAGGTCATATGCATTAAAATACCACAGGATAGTTATCGCAACAAAAGCTGCGCGATGAAACATTTTACGGGGACGGGATTCCGTATCGACATCCGGGAAAAGCGCCATAAACCAAGTGAACGCGATACAAATGAGCAGTGTTCGCACGTCACCGTCGTGCAGCGGATGATTGGCAAATTCGATTAACTTATCTGCCGAAAGTTCAACTTGTCCACCGGCAATTGCCAATCCGGCAACGGCCGTTGCCGCTAATTTTGCGCCTGTCGCATGTGCACCGTAATTAATTTCACCCTCCCGATCGGATTATTCAGAAAAAATTACTTCATCTTGAACAACGGTATCATCGGGAATGATGGCGTTGCGGAGTACAACCGAATTTTTTAATGTAACGCGAGATCCAATTTGTGCGCCATTTTCGATAAAAACATTGCTGCCGATTTCGCAATCATTTCCGATTACAACCCCATCTTCGACAAAATATGGTGACACTAAACTGCTATTTTTACCGAGTTTAGCACTCACTGAAAAATAATCGGGATTTTCGGTTTCGAGATAACGCAGGTTGATGCTCAACAAATCCGCCGGGCTGGTGAGGGTTTGCCGGGTTTCGATGCGGTGCCCTTGCAACGCCGCACCCGAATCGATGTGCATTTGAATGGCATCCTGTAGCTCGTATTCGCCACGTTTGGAAAGCGGGATATTCGGGATATGCGCCATCAATTCTTTTTCGAAAATATACAGCGGCATGCTGGCGATATTGGTCGGTGCTTCGTCAGGATGCGGTTTTTCAACAATCCGGGTAATGCGATTGTCGCTCAATTCAACGATTCCGGAACGGCTGATTTTTTCGCGAGGGACCTGCATCAGCGTCAGCACGCCGCCCAAACCGGGCGTTTGCCGCCAGATTCTCAGAAGCTCGTCAACAGTTCCTTCCGGCACCAGATTATCGCAGGCAGATAGCATAAAATCATCGTGAATCTGCTCAATCGCGCTGCGCAGTGCATCGCCCATTCCGCGCCGCTCACGCTGCACTGCCCACGAAATCCGCCATTCAGCCGGCGCATTTTTCTGAAAATACGATTGGATTTCCGGATCGTCCGGTCCGTAAACCACCACAAAATCGGTGATCCCGTTGGCTGCCATTGGCGCCATCACGCGTTCGACAATCGGTTTTCCGGCGATGGGTGCCATCGCTTTTGTGCGGGTGTTGGTGAAGGGTTGCAATCGCGTGCCGCGACCGGCGGCCAAAATCAATCCCTGCATGCTGTTTCCTCACTCCTGTTCCGGTTATTTAGCTGAATGTTAAGACGTTAGTTTCGCTATCTGCTTTGGAAAAAGCCAAAAATACGCACAGTTTTCAGCTATCAAAATAATTCTTATTATTTTCTTTAGTGAATCCGCGAACTTGCCGAAGGTGATAAATGAAGCGTTAGAAGACTGCGATATTTGACAAGACTTAACGGACCTGCTGCGCTGCAACAACCGGCAGCGAACACATAAGCCGTTGAAAAGACTTTATTTACAGGGAAGTAGCCAGAGGTTGATATTCTGACGTTATGTATCAACGTCCAACTTCAATAACCAGGGAGGGTGAAATATGAAGTTGCTCAATCGTGTCGTTCAGGGTGGATTTGTTATCATGCTCAGCATGATGCTCCAGAACTGCACAACCGTGCATTACCAAACGCGCTTTGACGATTTGCCGTCGCGCGGCAGCAGCCGGTCCGATAATTATGATCCCGATTGGCGATCGGGTCGCGGAGAATCGACACCGCAAGTCAGACAGGAAAAGCAGCAGCAGGCGAGTCAATCCAACGAATCTTTTTACACCA includes:
- a CDS encoding Stp1/IreP family PP2C-type Ser/Thr phosphatase, translating into MLKIFGQTDVGKVRNNNEDHFLVMQTTSDSIDKLPQIFAVPTTVSPAILMVSDGMGGAAAGEVASLMAVNTVAEWFKSSENEFSDPITAIDDALQQANRNIIEYAKTHQGKYGMGATGTLAVVFGKRLVIGQVGDSRAYLIRNNAIRQLTRDQSFVNQLVEAGKITEEEAEIHPRRNIILQALGNEEKLDVVISEEELQSGDKLLLCSDGLSGMIPKNELLEIVTASSDIASTTAQLIQRANELGGIDNITVVCASWDDETA
- a CDS encoding nodulation protein NfeD, with the protein product MKHKLNIFFAALMIWAGTAAAQVYHIEISGTIDLGLPPYIERVIEDAKAADAKAIVLEVNTFGGRVDAATQIKDILLNTDLPTIAYVNKRAISAGALISLSCTKIGMTPGSSIGAATVVNQQGEKGSEKQISYFRAEMGATAERNGRNRMIAEGMVDEDVVVEGLSEKGKLITLTADDAIKWKIADAITPTLEAFLDSLGYGEEEIVYNSVNWAEELVRFFTGPVISSLLISLGLLGLFIEIKSPGWGLPGTLGLLCLGLFFGSHYIISLASAVEIILFFAGVALLLVEIFILPGFGVAGIAGVLALVAGIYLSLIGSFETVTFSDFSNAAYRIFGSLTLTMVAAVIVARFLPNTSIWRKISLGDEQKRESGYVVNKDYSRHVGKTGVAVTPLRPSGIGQFSGERLDVVSEGGFIEINTPIKIVHIDGYRLIVREQKTGKEITEDS
- the floA gene encoding flotillin-like protein FloA (flotillin-like protein involved in membrane lipid rafts); translated protein: MSFLGPFLGIGGFIAVVLLLMLFFYFIPVQLWVTAIASRVRVSLLSLVGMRLRKISPALIVNVLINARKAGLNVTTELLETHYLAGGNVKRVVDALIAADKAGIDLDFKLATAIDLAGRNVLEAVQTSVNPKVIDSPKQGKISAVAKDGIQLNASARVTVRANLQRLVGGATEDTIIARVGEGIVSAIGSADSYKVVLENPDQISKKVLSRGLDSGTAFEILSIDIADVDVGKNVGAFLQADQAGADLKVAQAKAETRRAMAVAQEQEMKARTQEMRAKVVEAEAQVPQAIAKAFEEGKLGVFDYYNLKNIQSDTSMRQSIADDSEKKMTKAENPNKMSD
- a CDS encoding NTP transferase domain-containing protein; this translates as MQGLILAAGRGTRLQPFTNTRTKAMAPIAGKPIVERVMAPMAANGITDFVVVYGPDDPEIQSYFQKNAPAEWRISWAVQRERRGMGDALRSAIEQIHDDFMLSACDNLVPEGTVDELLRIWRQTPGLGGVLTLMQVPREKISRSGIVELSDNRITRIVEKPHPDEAPTNIASMPLYIFEKELMAHIPNIPLSKRGEYELQDAIQMHIDSGAALQGHRIETRQTLTSPADLLSINLRYLETENPDYFSVSAKLGKNSSLVSPYFVEDGVVIGNDCEIGSNVFIENGAQIGSRVTLKNSVVLRNAIIPDDTVVQDEVIFSE
- a CDS encoding metal-dependent hydrolase, which codes for MAIAGGQVELSADKLIEFANHPLHDGDVRTLLICIAFTWFMALFPDVDTESRPRKMFHRAAFVAITILWYFNAYDLMALFALVAIAPLLHKHRGWTHAWPTPWFFALIFAVAWEYARVQQGWFRSFSWENVLDFLTHRWIFVAAIIAGHYTHLFLDLPVFSYFKRRLS